A window from Falco naumanni isolate bFalNau1 chromosome 3, bFalNau1.pat, whole genome shotgun sequence encodes these proteins:
- the PPP1R8 gene encoding nuclear inhibitor of protein phosphatase 1: MAANANSAGGGGLSLFECPSWAGKPPPGLHLDVVKGDKLIEKLIIDEKKYYLFGRNPDLCDFTIDHQSCSRVHAALVYHKHLKRVFLIDLNSTHGTFLGHIRLEPHKPQQIPIDSTVSFGASTRAYTLREKPQTLPSAVKGDEKMGGEDEELKGLLGLPEEETELDNLTEFNTAHNKRISTLTIEEGNLDIQRPKRKRKNSRVTFSDDDEIINPEDVDPSVGRFRNMVQTAVVPVKKKRLENPGSLTTDDSASRRMQNFPYSGGLYGGLPPTHNEAGSQPHGVHGTALIGGLPMPYPNLAPDVDLTPVVPSTVNMNPAPNPAVFNPEAVNEPKKKKYAKEAWPGKKPTPSLLI, from the exons ATGGCGGCCAACGCGAActccgccggcggcggcggcctcTCGTTGTTTGAGTGCCCCAGCTG GGCAGGAAAACCACCACCTGGCTTACATCTGGATGTAGTCAAAGGAGACAAACTCATTGAG AAACTCATCATTGATGAGAAGAAATACTATCTCTTTGGGAGAAATCCTGATCTGTGTGATTTTACCATTGACCACCAGTCTTGCTCTCGGGTCCATGCTGCCTTGGTCTATCACAAACATCTCAAGAGGGTTTTCCTCATAGATCTAAACAGCA CACATGGCACGTTCTTGGGTCATATTCGTTTGGAACCTCACAAACCCCAACAGATACCCATTGACTCCACAGTTTCATTTGGTGCTTCTACACGGGCATATACGCTGCGAGAGAAGCCTCAGACACTGCCGTCAGCAGTTAAAGGAGATGAGAAAATGGGGGGTGAAGATGAAGAGCTCAAGGGCTTGCTGGGCCTGCCAGAGGAGGAGACAGAACTTGAT AACCTGACAGAGTTTAATACAGCCCACAACAAAAGAATTTCCACGCTAACCATTGAGGAAGGGAACTTGGATATTCAGAGACCAAAGAGAAAACGGAAGAACTCCAGAGTGACGTTCAGTGACGATGATGAAATCATCAATCCAG AGGATGTGGACCCTTCTGTTGGGCGTTTCAGGAACATGGTACAGACAGCAGTGGTTCCTGTTAAG AAAAAACGGTTGGAGAATCCAGGCTCATTGACCACAGATGATTCTGCATCGCGACGTATGCAAAACTTTCCCTACAGCGGGGGATTATATGGCGGTTTGCCTCCAACTCACAATGAGGCAGGTTCCCAGCCGCACGGCGTCCATGGGACAGCTCTCATTGGCGGTCTGCCAATGCCCTACCCCAATCTTGCCCCGGATGTGGACTTGACTCCTGTTGTGCCCTCGACAGTTAACATGAACCCAGCTCCAAACCCTGCTGTCTTTAACCCTGAAGCTGTGAATGAACccaagaagaagaaatatgcaAAGGAGGCATGGCCGGGCAAGAAGCCAACCCCTTCCCTGCTGATCTGA
- the LOC121085780 gene encoding uncharacterized protein LOC121085780 has translation MTDSQTSSLSPSHFPQTGSRAQYAGVAVARLFCHELDQQISRGNPRPLPAAVNKRLRCPRTHTLLCRGARPSPSPPFPAERPWSQPGHWGFGPSSHVAGSSGPVCECRERQSVRRDLCCCLFHLPCDLQSSTIHLPPPWTLPQSSKTHPKGQALQLTKCRWLFLSGPLVSGSHPDSNYSESITCISYLQRPNTAPGLHSTTSNRLNPAESCPLSSEASIPCAARTPPGTEHLPSVVLCAVSSAVTHGALLTAPDQHTAGWPPSCQPRPWDTGLMLLCCAGVPDGDDGDALGPICPGAVWHMGWDRVRRKQDQMLCMVQAMPPRGLRPPTVILSETHFRKAAAAAFFSIQPNSLLTDLISHQGCRNVMALGFAGFLICF, from the coding sequence ATGACTGATTCGCAAACCAgttccctgtccccctcccaCTTTCCCCAGACTGGCAGCAGAGCACAGTACGCAGGGGTGGCTGTGGCCAGGCTCTTCTGTCATGAACTGGACCAGCAGATCAGCAGGGGAAACCCTCgtcccctccctgcagctgtgaACAAACGCCTGCGCTGTCCCAGAACCCACACTCTGCTTTGCCGGGGtgcccgccccagccccagccccccgttCCCTGCAGAGAGGCCCTGGAGTCAGCCTGGCCACTGGGGTTTTGGCCCATCTAGCCACGTGGCTGGTTCTTCAGGGCCTGTTTGCGAGTGCAGGGAGAGACAGTCGGTGCGCAGAGACCTTTGCTGTTGTCTGTTCCACTTGCCCTGTGATCTCCAGAGCAGTACAATCCATTTACCTCCtccctggactctgcctcagaGCAGCAAAACGCACCCCAAGGGACAAGCTCTGCAACTCACAAAGTGCAggtggcttttcctttctggtcCTCTGGTTTCTGGAAGCCACCCAGACTCCAACTACTCTGAGTCCATAACATGCATCAGTTACTTGCAGAGGCCAAATACAGCCCCAGGGCTCCACAGCACAACCTCCAACCGCCTCAACCCTGCAGAAAGCTGCCCGCTTTCCTCGGAAGCAAGCATCCCATGTGCTGCCAGGACACCCCCAGGCACAGAACACCTTCCCTCTGTTGTGCTGTGCGCTGTGTCCTCAGCTGTCACCCACGGGGCCCTCCTGACAGCACCAGACCAGCATACAGCTGGGTGGCCACCgagctgccagcccaggccCTGGGACACGGGTCTCATGCTGCTCTGCTGCGCTGGGGTTCCAGATGGAGATGATGGAGACGCTTTGGGGCCAATATGCCCTGGTGCTGTTTGGCACATGGGGTGGGACAGGGTTAGGAGGAAACAGGACCAGATGCTTTGCATGGTGCAAGCTATGCCTCCGCGGGGGCTCAGACCACCCACCGTCATTTTGTCAGAAACCCACTTTCGTAAGGCggcagcagctgcatttttctctaTACAGCCAAACTCACTTCTCACTGACCTAATTTCTCACCAAGGGTGTAGAAATGTCATGGCTTTAGGTTTTGCTGGatttctcatctgtttttaa